Proteins found in one Deltaproteobacteria bacterium genomic segment:
- a CDS encoding DUF1049 domain-containing protein: MLSAKRLLFLVLAVLFATFIYQNAEVVQVRFLFWSTAASRALVLVGTFIVGVVVGLVSGMVLRKERRTDSAQAE, encoded by the coding sequence ATGCTGAGTGCAAAACGGTTGCTTTTCCTGGTTCTCGCAGTTCTTTTTGCGACTTTTATTTATCAGAACGCAGAAGTAGTGCAGGTCCGGTTTCTCTTCTGGAGCACTGCCGCATCCAGGGCCCTGGTGCTGGTGGGTACCTTTATCGTCGGCGTGGTGGTCGGCCTGGTTTCAGGAATGGTGCTCAGAAAGGAGCGTCGTACTGACAGTGCCCAGGCTGAATAA